A region from the SAR324 cluster bacterium genome encodes:
- a CDS encoding SDR family NAD(P)-dependent oxidoreductase, with product MSKNYQQVALVTGAARGIGEATVERFIKEGINVVATDILPEIKHLNKTNVISLMHDVSKAESWASILEDVKSRFGRLDILVNNAGIGTLPDVEEEEETGWMEMLDINAKSIWLGIKAVIPLMRFNKSGSIVNVSSIFGASGGFGKSAAYHASKGVVSAVTRNAAIRYAPENIRVNAVSPGFVKVAREEKTIEKAGDEMSQEILFRTPMKRWAEPSEIASAINFLAGKDATYITGVELFVDGGWMAT from the coding sequence ATGTCTAAAAATTATCAACAAGTCGCGCTAGTTACAGGGGCTGCCAGAGGGATAGGTGAAGCAACTGTTGAGAGGTTTATCAAAGAGGGAATAAACGTAGTTGCAACCGATATTTTGCCGGAAATTAAACATTTAAATAAAACCAATGTCATTTCCCTTATGCATGATGTTTCGAAAGCTGAGTCCTGGGCCTCCATCCTTGAAGATGTTAAAAGCCGATTTGGAAGATTGGATATCTTGGTGAACAATGCTGGGATAGGAACCCTGCCTGATGTTGAAGAAGAGGAGGAGACAGGTTGGATGGAAATGCTCGATATTAATGCAAAATCGATTTGGTTAGGCATCAAGGCAGTGATCCCTTTAATGAGATTTAATAAAAGTGGTTCCATTGTAAATGTTTCGAGTATCTTTGGGGCATCAGGTGGTTTTGGGAAATCTGCAGCATACCACGCTAGCAAGGGTGTAGTAAGTGCGGTGACCAGAAATGCGGCAATTCGTTATGCTCCAGAAAATATTCGGGTCAATGCGGTTAGTCCAGGATTTGTAAAGGTGGCAAGGGAGGAAAAAACTATTGAGAAAGCTGGCGATGAAATGTCTCAAGAAATTTTGTTTCGCACTCCTATGAAAAGATGGGCTGAACCCTCCGAAATAGCTTCTGCTATCAATTTTCTAGCTGGAAAAGACGCGACTTATATAACTGGTGTAGAGTTGTTTGTTGATGGTGGTTGGATGGCTACGTGA
- a CDS encoding alcohol dehydrogenase catalytic domain-containing protein, whose translation MKAAVLHQYDPELRRTELVIYQEIPDPDPPTGDEVLVHIRAAGVCRTDLHMITGRDLGMPLASLPHILGHENAGVVKAIGGDVQGFEIGDKVLCYPFQSNGDSLAERYGIDSQAIVRITPGINASGGFCEFIKFPQRSLIKVGKDANLNELAPLGDAGLTAYGAVRKLMGHIRPQDNVVVIGIGGVGHLGAQLLSRLTPGKIFAVDPRKSARDLANKTGIENCFESLEELEFLKKEEDSGVRAIIDFFGDERIPNQALQLLANQGRYVAVGTGGEVRVSTAELVAREISIVGSFVGTFTDLVEITNLTERGELISEVLTYPLSDANRALRDLAQGKVTGRAVLIPE comes from the coding sequence ATGAAAGCTGCAGTACTCCACCAGTACGACCCAGAACTTAGAAGAACCGAGCTGGTCATCTATCAAGAGATTCCAGATCCGGATCCTCCGACTGGAGATGAAGTTTTGGTTCACATCAGGGCTGCAGGGGTTTGCCGCACTGACCTGCATATGATCACAGGTCGTGATCTAGGAATGCCACTCGCTTCATTGCCACATATTTTAGGACATGAGAATGCAGGGGTCGTAAAAGCTATTGGCGGAGATGTTCAAGGTTTTGAGATTGGTGACAAGGTACTCTGTTATCCTTTTCAGTCTAATGGAGATAGTCTAGCAGAACGGTATGGGATTGATTCACAAGCAATTGTGAGAATAACACCTGGAATTAACGCCAGTGGAGGTTTTTGTGAATTCATCAAATTTCCTCAACGCTCACTTATCAAAGTGGGAAAAGATGCCAATCTGAATGAGTTGGCTCCTTTAGGGGATGCAGGTTTGACTGCATATGGAGCTGTGAGAAAATTGATGGGTCATATACGCCCTCAGGATAATGTCGTGGTAATTGGAATTGGAGGGGTAGGCCATCTAGGTGCCCAGTTACTGTCACGCTTGACCCCAGGAAAAATCTTTGCCGTAGATCCTCGAAAATCTGCCCGTGATTTGGCAAACAAAACAGGTATTGAAAATTGTTTCGAATCGCTTGAAGAACTCGAATTTCTTAAAAAAGAAGAGGACTCGGGTGTTCGAGCGATTATTGATTTTTTTGGAGATGAGAGAATACCAAATCAAGCTTTGCAGTTGCTGGCGAACCAAGGCCGCTATGTTGCTGTGGGTACGGGTGGTGAGGTACGGGTTTCTACCGCAGAATTAGTAGCCAGGGAAATTAGTATTGTGGGGAGTTTTGTTGGGACTTTTACTGATTTAGTGGAAATTACAAATCTGACTGAGCGAGGAGAACTAATAAGTGAGGTTTTGACTTATCCGCTTTCAGATGCAAACCGTGCACTGCGGGACCTCGCTCAGGGTAAGGTCACTGGCCGAGCTGTGTTAATCCCTGAATAA
- a CDS encoding ABC transporter permease — protein MMGYTESNHLTFKKLFGAYGVYMALLILLIVASFITPDLFDEETLAVLFRQSAQLGIIAIGQTMVMLVAGLDLSVGGVIVMTSMVVAEVSNGRDELIPLSILVALILGALIGLGNGLLITKRKVPPLVATLVMLFLVQGAQQAFTRGVPSGFVPEALGIVNQSWGFLSIPLMVWFVLNAVFLVLLRMTPFGRRIYAVGSNADAARLSGLSVHRIKIAVYILASCLAVISGVILTGYVGYVDRFIATGLDLDSVAAAVVGGTAFYGGKGGLLGTIAGVLIIQILSTMVVLLGLDAQTQFIIKGLVILAAVSLYGLAQKQA, from the coding sequence ATGATGGGTTACACAGAAAGCAACCATTTGACCTTTAAAAAACTCTTTGGGGCCTACGGGGTCTATATGGCTCTGTTGATTTTGTTGATCGTTGCCAGTTTCATAACACCAGATCTCTTTGACGAAGAGACACTGGCAGTTTTGTTCAGGCAGTCGGCTCAATTGGGCATTATCGCAATTGGGCAGACCATGGTGATGCTGGTCGCAGGGTTGGATCTTTCTGTTGGTGGTGTGATCGTTATGACTTCGATGGTTGTTGCAGAAGTGAGTAACGGGCGCGATGAGTTAATTCCGCTCTCAATTCTTGTTGCCCTGATCTTAGGGGCGTTGATTGGACTGGGTAATGGCTTGCTGATCACTAAGAGAAAAGTACCCCCGCTGGTAGCCACACTAGTAATGCTGTTTTTGGTGCAAGGAGCACAGCAAGCATTCACTAGAGGAGTACCAAGTGGCTTTGTCCCAGAAGCCCTTGGAATCGTAAACCAGTCTTGGGGATTTTTATCCATCCCTTTGATGGTTTGGTTTGTACTAAACGCAGTTTTCTTAGTTTTGTTGAGGATGACACCTTTTGGGCGTCGAATCTACGCTGTTGGAAGCAATGCAGATGCTGCCAGGCTTTCAGGCCTATCAGTCCATAGGATAAAAATTGCTGTCTATATTTTAGCAAGTTGTCTTGCAGTGATTTCTGGAGTGATCCTCACGGGCTATGTCGGTTATGTGGATAGATTCATTGCGACCGGACTAGATCTGGATTCTGTGGCAGCCGCAGTCGTGGGGGGTACTGCTTTCTATGGAGGCAAAGGAGGCTTGCTCGGGACAATAGCTGGGGTCTTAATCATACAAATTCTAAGTACAATGGTGGTTCTTCTGGGGTTAGATGCTCAAACACAATTCATCATTAAAGGTTTAGTAATTCTTGCAGCTGTCAGCTTGTATGGGTTGGCCCAAAAACAGGCTTAA
- the cofH gene encoding 5-amino-6-(D-ribitylamino)uracil--L-tyrosine 4-hydroxyphenyl transferase CofH produces the protein MKVSEIDQFRNRRPEPEEALNWVQHYELDSLLRIATQLRDQQHGKVISFSKKVFIPLTKLCRDVCHYCTFSREPINNQSCFMRPDEVLKLAQEGEKLGCKEALFTLGDKPEMRYQKCRKELQELGHESTISYLAEISKMVLESTSLLPHINAGVMSVSELAKLKEVSVSQGLMLESISNRLLKKGAAHYGSPDKIPEVRLEMIKQAGELNIPFTSGILIGIGENRLERVEALLALRELQEKYGHIQEIIIQNFKAKPGTPMQYHPEPELEEVLWTVAIARILFGPEMNIQTPPNLNADHLEKILDAGINDWGGISPLTPDHVNPEAPWPELENLSEMMTSLGKCLTERLAIYPAFTVNQEPWVDPKVLPRLRELVDQQGFARADNWFAGQDNLPNIPQRVSLQFTKGQNTPIAQILEKITSDCEADESEVAQLLNVRGEDFFQVCQAADDLRKKVCGKTITYVVNRNINYTNVCYFRCGFCAFSKGKMSENLRGKPYNLDLTEIVQRSKEAWDRGATEVCLQGGIHPSYTGKTYLDICKAIKNELPDIHIHAFSPLEVSQGAKTLDLKVSDFLFELKKAGLGTLPGTAAEILDDEVRRLICPDKLTTGEWLEVMRLAHEAGFRTTATIMFGHVEEPKHIARHLLRIKQLQCRTGGFTEFVPLPFVHMESPIYLKGKARKGPTFREAVLIHAVARLVLHPHIQNIQASWVKMGPEGVKHCLNAGVNDLGGTLMNESITRAAGTVHGQEMLPEWMENIIVEAGRLPEQRDTLYQASKTSQKQKSYGHHQLVGSHA, from the coding sequence ATGAAAGTTTCAGAAATAGATCAGTTTCGAAATAGAAGACCTGAACCTGAAGAAGCTCTTAATTGGGTCCAACATTACGAGTTGGATTCCCTTTTAAGAATAGCCACTCAGCTCAGAGATCAGCAGCATGGAAAGGTCATTTCTTTCTCCAAAAAAGTATTTATTCCCTTGACCAAACTTTGCAGAGATGTTTGTCACTACTGTACGTTTTCAAGGGAGCCAATAAATAATCAGTCTTGTTTTATGAGACCTGATGAGGTTCTGAAGTTAGCTCAGGAGGGTGAAAAACTTGGTTGTAAAGAAGCTCTTTTTACGCTGGGTGACAAGCCTGAAATGCGCTACCAGAAATGCAGGAAAGAGCTTCAAGAGCTTGGACACGAATCTACGATCTCTTACCTTGCAGAGATTTCAAAAATGGTTTTGGAATCGACCTCATTACTTCCACATATAAACGCTGGGGTAATGTCGGTGTCAGAATTGGCCAAGTTGAAAGAGGTATCAGTTTCACAAGGATTAATGCTGGAGAGCATATCTAATCGCCTATTGAAAAAAGGGGCTGCGCACTATGGTTCCCCAGATAAAATTCCTGAAGTTCGTCTTGAGATGATCAAGCAAGCAGGGGAGCTCAACATCCCATTTACCTCAGGAATTTTAATCGGTATTGGAGAAAACCGACTAGAGAGAGTTGAGGCTTTGTTAGCGCTTCGGGAATTGCAGGAAAAATACGGACACATTCAAGAAATCATCATACAAAATTTCAAGGCTAAGCCTGGAACTCCGATGCAATATCATCCTGAACCCGAACTCGAGGAAGTTCTCTGGACGGTTGCAATTGCCAGGATTTTGTTTGGCCCTGAAATGAATATACAAACACCTCCAAACCTGAATGCAGACCATCTCGAAAAGATCTTGGATGCAGGCATCAATGACTGGGGAGGAATATCTCCATTGACTCCGGATCATGTGAATCCTGAAGCACCTTGGCCAGAATTGGAGAATTTATCTGAAATGATGACTAGTCTTGGAAAGTGCCTAACAGAGCGATTAGCCATCTATCCAGCCTTCACAGTCAATCAAGAACCATGGGTGGATCCCAAGGTTCTCCCAAGGCTCCGAGAGCTTGTTGACCAACAAGGATTTGCCAGAGCAGACAACTGGTTTGCAGGCCAAGACAATTTGCCCAACATTCCGCAAAGAGTCTCTTTACAATTTACCAAAGGTCAAAATACTCCCATTGCCCAGATACTTGAAAAAATAACAAGTGACTGTGAAGCAGATGAGAGTGAAGTCGCTCAACTACTAAATGTTCGAGGTGAGGACTTTTTTCAGGTTTGTCAGGCCGCGGATGATTTACGCAAAAAGGTCTGTGGAAAAACGATTACCTACGTTGTTAACCGCAATATCAACTACACTAACGTATGCTATTTCCGATGCGGATTTTGTGCATTTTCCAAGGGGAAAATGTCTGAGAACCTGCGTGGGAAACCTTACAATCTGGATCTAACCGAAATCGTACAACGCTCAAAAGAAGCTTGGGATCGTGGGGCTACCGAAGTTTGCCTGCAGGGGGGAATTCACCCAAGTTATACTGGGAAGACTTACCTGGATATCTGTAAAGCTATCAAGAACGAATTGCCTGACATTCATATTCACGCATTCTCTCCACTTGAGGTCAGCCAGGGTGCAAAGACATTAGATCTAAAAGTCTCTGATTTTCTTTTTGAACTTAAAAAAGCAGGACTTGGGACCTTACCTGGAACTGCTGCGGAAATTCTAGATGACGAAGTCAGAAGACTGATTTGCCCAGACAAACTGACGACAGGTGAATGGCTGGAAGTGATGAGGCTTGCTCACGAGGCAGGCTTCAGAACTACTGCAACGATCATGTTTGGACATGTTGAAGAGCCAAAACATATCGCTAGGCATCTACTGAGAATTAAACAGTTACAGTGCAGAACGGGTGGATTCACTGAATTTGTGCCACTGCCTTTTGTACATATGGAGTCACCGATTTATCTGAAGGGAAAAGCCAGAAAGGGTCCGACATTTCGTGAGGCTGTGCTGATCCATGCTGTTGCTAGACTGGTCTTGCATCCTCACATTCAAAATATTCAAGCTTCTTGGGTAAAAATGGGGCCAGAAGGAGTTAAGCATTGTCTCAATGCAGGAGTCAACGATCTTGGAGGAACTCTTATGAACGAGAGCATTACCAGGGCTGCAGGAACAGTGCATGGCCAGGAAATGCTTCCTGAATGGATGGAAAATATCATTGTTGAAGCAGGGAGGCTCCCGGAACAAAGAGACACGCTTTACCAAGCTTCAAAAACTTCACAAAAACAAAAATCCTATGGACACCATCAACTTGTGGGATCCCACGCTTAA
- a CDS encoding sugar ABC transporter ATP-binding protein translates to MKDDQLILEMNNISKSFSGVKALDDVSISCKKGSVHALVGENGAGKSTLIKILSGAQRSDKGTICFKGKNYESFSTREALSFGISVIYQELALVSEMNVVENIFLGREIRTTVGIIDSARMRKEANRLLEQMGIKINVNREVGQLSVAYQQMVEISKALSRNADLIVMDEPSAILAGHELEQLFRIIQSLKDSGVTIIYISHRLEEVFRIADEVTVLKDGQHVVTRSMEGFSRAELVSVMVGRKLEEVFPQSANKAGECVLEAHGISTDTILQKVNLKLHRGEIVGLAGMVGSGRTELARALFGADKLISGEIKLMGKRVEFSSPADAIRKKISLVPEDRKQQGLFTALPIKNNITLPILKKISNWFLLNRKMESALVESSKKQLSISMASEHLDVQFLSGGNQQKVVLAKWLHTKPEVIIMDEPTRGVDVGAKFEIYQLMRRLTEEGIAILMISSELPEILGLSDRILVMSEGRIVVELEHAEASEEKIIEYATMGESKAA, encoded by the coding sequence TTGAAAGACGACCAATTAATTCTAGAGATGAATAACATCTCGAAGTCATTTAGCGGAGTGAAAGCACTAGATGATGTGTCAATAAGCTGCAAAAAGGGAAGTGTTCATGCGTTGGTAGGTGAAAATGGAGCTGGGAAATCTACCTTGATCAAAATCCTCTCTGGGGCTCAGCGGTCAGACAAAGGCACAATCTGTTTCAAAGGTAAAAACTATGAGAGTTTCTCAACTCGTGAGGCTCTGAGCTTCGGAATCAGTGTGATCTATCAGGAGTTGGCACTTGTTTCAGAAATGAATGTAGTAGAAAACATTTTTTTGGGTCGAGAAATTAGGACGACTGTTGGAATCATTGATTCAGCTAGAATGAGGAAGGAGGCGAATAGGCTACTTGAACAGATGGGCATAAAGATTAATGTGAATCGTGAAGTAGGACAGCTGAGCGTTGCTTACCAACAAATGGTCGAGATTTCCAAAGCACTATCAAGAAATGCAGATTTGATTGTGATGGATGAGCCTTCAGCAATTTTGGCAGGTCACGAACTAGAACAATTGTTCAGGATTATTCAGTCGCTGAAAGATAGTGGGGTAACAATCATTTATATTTCCCACCGATTGGAAGAGGTTTTTCGAATAGCTGATGAGGTCACAGTTCTCAAAGATGGGCAACACGTGGTTACAAGATCCATGGAGGGTTTCTCTAGGGCTGAACTTGTCAGTGTGATGGTTGGAAGAAAATTGGAAGAAGTATTCCCCCAGTCCGCAAATAAAGCTGGAGAATGCGTACTGGAAGCCCATGGAATTTCAACAGATACGATCCTTCAAAAGGTAAATCTGAAACTCCACAGAGGGGAAATTGTGGGGTTGGCTGGAATGGTTGGATCAGGCAGAACAGAATTAGCCAGGGCGCTATTCGGTGCTGATAAACTAATTTCAGGTGAAATTAAATTAATGGGAAAACGAGTTGAATTCAGTTCACCGGCTGATGCGATCCGAAAAAAAATTTCTCTTGTACCAGAAGATCGCAAGCAACAGGGATTATTTACTGCGCTTCCTATCAAAAACAACATCACCCTGCCGATATTGAAAAAAATTTCAAATTGGTTTTTGTTGAATCGCAAAATGGAAAGTGCCTTAGTTGAATCTTCAAAGAAGCAGCTATCAATTTCTATGGCTTCGGAGCATCTAGATGTTCAGTTCTTGAGTGGTGGAAACCAACAAAAAGTCGTATTGGCAAAATGGCTACATACCAAGCCAGAAGTAATCATCATGGATGAACCAACTAGGGGAGTTGATGTTGGAGCTAAGTTTGAGATCTATCAGTTGATGCGCCGACTTACTGAAGAGGGTATCGCAATTTTGATGATTTCCTCTGAACTTCCTGAAATTCTTGGATTGAGTGACCGAATTCTTGTTATGTCTGAAGGGAGAATTGTTGTTGAATTGGAACATGCCGAAGCTTCTGAGGAGAAAATTATTGAGTACGCGACGATGGGCGAATCAAAAGCAGCCTGA